The Arcobacter sp. CECT 8986 DNA window AAAGCATGATTCTGTATCTTCTTTATCACAACCTTTTTTATACCAAGTTGCAGCACCTTTTGTATCTTTTTGTTTATTTAAAATATTTCCTGCTTTATAACAACCTAATAAAAAGCCTTTTTCACATGCAACTTTGTACATATCTAAACTTTTTTTTGCATTTTTTTTAGGCTCTAAATAGTATTGGTAAACAGAACCTAAATTGTAACAAGCAAGAGCAAAGCCTTTTTTACAAGATTTTGAATAATATTTTTCAGCTTTTTTATAATCTGTTTTAAGTTTTAATATTCCACCTTTGTCATAACAAACTCCAACTTTATAGCAAGCTCTTTCATTTCCTAAACTGCAAGCTTTATCATAAAACTCAAATGCTTTTTTAAAATCTTGTTTTACACTCTGTTTATTTTCATACATAAAACCAACTTTATAGCACCCTTCACTACTTTTGCTTTGACAAGCTTTTTGATAAGATTCAAATGCTTTTTTATATTGGGCTTTTGAATAAAAACTATCAGCTGTATCAATAGTATTAGCATAAACAACAAACATTGTTGATAATAATAAATATAGTAATAACTTTTTCATAACTTCACTCCTAAGATTTTATTGTTTTTTTTAATTGTGCTCTTATTTCATCCATTCCCATATAAAACTCCTTCATCATTACTACACTTAAATATTGTCCAAAAGGTGTAGGAATAATCTCACTTTTTGTAATATTAATTGCATCAATAAATTTCAACAATGACAACTCAAGATTTAGACTTTTTTCAATTGATACATTAAACTTATTATTAAATTTCTCAATATCAACTTTTCCATTAAATAAATGTACTAAAAATTGATACTGCAAATATTTTTTTAGTCTAAATTTTTTAGAATGTGCAATTATTGTATTTGATTGATTTTTTAGTAAATTAGCATACTCATTCAAATCATATGCATTTACAAATAGTTGTCTATTTATATGAGTAAATGCACCACTTCCCACACCAATATACTCATTATTTTCAGCAATATATTCATCTTTTAGATTAAATCTATTTTTTGAAAATGCCCACGCATTATTTTGATAAAAAGTTGACATTTCATTTTTTATTAATAGATATAATTGATACTCACGACTATTTTTCAATAGTTTAAATTGTGAAAAAATATCTATATTTCTTAGTTTTGATTTCATCAAAGGATAAGTTATTATCTGTTTTGCAC harbors:
- a CDS encoding SEL1-like repeat protein, translated to MKKLLLYLLLSTMFVVYANTIDTADSFYSKAQYKKAFESYQKACQSKSSEGCYKVGFMYENKQSVKQDFKKAFEFYDKACSLGNERACYKVGVCYDKGGILKLKTDYKKAEKYYSKSCKKGFALACYNLGSVYQYYLEPKKNAKKSLDMYKVACEKGFLLGCYKAGNILNKQKDTKGAATWYKKGCDKEDTESCFRLVDIYIKDIATTNPDGYKKLLKVYKEGCDKEDTVMCYKLAVLHATGRGTRQNYIKAKQIYERGCNLGDNASCLEYLMLDDMGF